One part of the Rhea pennata isolate bPtePen1 chromosome 29, bPtePen1.pri, whole genome shotgun sequence genome encodes these proteins:
- the NCKAP5L gene encoding nck-associated protein 5-like: MSESGAEAPGAGSPAEGGETGTSHELLQRLRELEAENSALAQANESQRETYERCLDEVANHVVQALLNQKDLREECIKLKKRVFDLERQNQTLSDLFQQKLQLSAGSLPQLPSHPPPAPAEAPSSPQPGSAEQPPALPLPACCGPPREAPAEGPAGAVGLDALSPFLKKKAQILEALRKLEETAPVLGTSPPVPPGSPESRASARPPGQPRCGHWGADGSPCSSPEGAGPPRGALLSALAERLLRGDGGAEEGGHPAPPAPCKARKAPGPPAPPRLSPQLARASRIPCRGGGHAEASPPGAEPPARCYSSVGARPEGEGAKAGGKGRAGGGRTPPRAPPGKAARSPHGSPTKPPAKAAAGKAGAPRPDEPAPAGTRKAPAGPDPPGAAAAAAAAAHSAIEEKVMKGIEENVLRLQGQEKAPAGEVKPKAAGGLASWFGLRKSKLPALSRRAEAAKGRDWAGAPAPLRREVKLAARKLEAESLNISKLMEKAEDLRKALQEEQAFINGLALEKGRPRARGGPPERGASQLQVMYQEVTAETFMQQLLNRVDGKDVSYESRLEHKRDLCDFQRVSPDAKDPRLFRPPRNGIVGHLRGCQEPPDKGPDLALRDELPSDESLSESGTSQHFPACGSLTRTLDSGIGTFPPPDYCGGAPAKSAPKPRGRPEAAPGPGPARPAALTKVPRKARTLEREVPSVEELLVPGKHQSMPAFHGVLACAEPPAGLPGHRGCPQDAEAGKPWRVQQGGNWTFPNAKACGAADPFLCAAGAPGGLCRPAMAPTRGPAGRRGASPEAPPPLPPALSASSSRTPSASDVGDEGSTEARSRDAGQGPPGLEHSESLSDSLYDSLSSCGSQG, encoded by the exons ATGTCGGAGAGCGGGGCCGAGGCGCCGGGagccgggagccccgcggagGGTGGCGAGACGGGCACCAGCCATGAGCTCCTGCAGCGGCTCCGCGAGCTGGAG GCAGAGAACTCGGCCCTGGCACAGGCCAACGAGAGCCAGCGGGAGACGTATGAGCGCTGCCTGGACGAG GTCGCCAACCACGTGGTGCAAGCCCTGCTCAACCAGAAG GACCTGCGGGAGGAGTGCatcaagctgaagaaaagggtCTTCGACCTGGAGCGCCAGAACCAGACGCTGAGCGACCTCTtccagcagaagctgcagctctCGGCCGGCTCCCTGCCCCAG CTGCCCTCGcacccgccgccggcgcccgcggagGCCCCGAGCAGCCCCCAGCCGGGCTCCGCCGAGCAGCCGCCCGCTCTGCCGCTGCCGGCGTGCTGCGGCCCCCCGAGAGAG GCGCCGGCAgaggggccggcgggcgccgtggggctggacGCCCTCTCGCCCTTCCTGAAGAAGAAAGCGCAGATCCTGGAGGCGCTGCGCAAGCTGGAGGAGACGGCGCCGGTGCTGGGCACCTCGCCGCCGGTGCCGCCCGGCTCGCCCGAGTCCCGCGccagcgcccggccgccgggcCAGCCCCGCTGCGGGCACTGGGGCGCCGACGGCAGCCCCTGCTCCTCGCCCGAGGGGGCCGGGCCACCGCGGGGGGCCCTGCTCAGCGCCCTGGCCGAGCGGCTGCTGCGGGGCGACGGCGGTGCCGAGGAGGGCGGccaccccgcgccgccggcgccctgcAAAGCGCGCaaggcgccggggccgcccgcgccgccgcggctcaGCCCCCAGCTCGCCCGCGCCTCCCGCATCCcgtgccgcggcggcggccacgCCGAGGCCTCGCCG cccggcgccgagccgcccgcccgctgcTACTCGTCAGTGGGCGCCCGGCCCGAGGGCGAGGGGGCCAAGGCGGGCGGCaagggccgcgccgggggcggccggacgccgccgcgggccccgccgggcaaagccgcccgcagcccccacggcagccccaccAAGCCGCCCGCCAAGGCGGCCGCCGGCAaagccggggcgccgcggccggacGAGCCGGCGCCCGCGGGAACCCGCAaggcgcccgccggccccgacccccccggtgccgccgccgccgccgccgccgcggcgcacTCGGCCATCGAGGAGAAGGTGATGAAGGGCATCGAGGAGAACGTGCTGCGGCTGCAGGGCCAGGAGAAGGCGCCGGCGGGCGAGGTGAAGCCCAAGGCAGCCGGCGGCCTCGCCAGCTGGTTCGGGCTGCGCAAGAGCAAGCTGCCGGCGCTGAGCCGCCGCGCCGAGGCCGCCAAGGGCCGGGACtgggccggggcgccggcgccgctgcGCCGCGAGGTCAAGCTGGCCGCCCGCAAGCTGGAGGCCGAGAGCCTCAACATCTCCAAGCTGATGGAGAAGGCGGAGGACCTGCGCAAGGCGCTGCAGGAGGAGCAAGCCTTCATCAACGGGCTGGCGCTGGAGaaggggcggccgcgggcccgcggcggcccccccgAGCGCGGCGCCAGCCAGCTGCAGGTCATGTACCAGGAGGTGACCGCCGAGACCTTCATGCAGCAGCTGCTCAACAG GGTGGACGGGAAGGACGTGTCCTACGAGAGCCGCCTGGAGCACAAGCGGGACCTGTGCGACTTCCAGCGGGTCTCCCCCGACGCCAAAGACCCCCGGCTCTTCCGCCCGCCCCGCAACGGCATCGTGGGCCACCTGCGGGGCTGCCAGGAGCCCCCCGACAAG GGGCCCGACCTGGCGCTCCGGGACGAGCTGCCGTCGGACGAGAGCTTGTCCGAGTCCGGCACGTCGCAGCATTTCCCAG CCTGCGGGTCCCTGACGCGGACGCTGGACAGCGGCATCGGGACCTTCCCGCCGCCGGACTACTGCGGCGGAGCGCCGGCCAAGAGCGCGCCGAAGCCGCGCGGGCGCCCcgaggcggcgccggggcccgggccggcgcggccggccgcccTCACCAAAGTGCCGCGCAAGGCCCGGACGCTGGAGCGGGAGGTGCCCAGCGtggaggagctgctggtgcCCGGGAAGCACCAGAGCATGCCGGCGTTTCACGGCGTGCTGGCGTgcgccgagccccccgccggCCTGCCCGGCCACCGCGGCTGTCCCCAAG ACGCCGAAGCCGGCAAGCCATGGCGCGTCCAGCAGGGCGGGAACTGGACCTTCCCGAACGCCAAAGCGTGCGGTGCCGCCGACCCCTTCCTctgcgccgccggggcgccgggggggctcTGCCGCCCCGCGATG GCACCCacgcgcggcccggcggggcggcggggggcgtccccggaggcgccgccgccgctgccccccgccctgAGCGCCAGCAGCAGCCGGACGCCCAGCGCCTCGGACGTGGGCGACGAGGGCAGCACGGAGGCGCGGTCGCGGGACGCGGGGCAGGGCCCCCCGGGGCTCGAGCACTCCGAGTCGCTCAGCGACTCGCTCTACGACAGCCTCTCGTCCTGCGGCAGCCAGGGCTga